The following are from one region of the Populus trichocarpa isolate Nisqually-1 chromosome 8, P.trichocarpa_v4.1, whole genome shotgun sequence genome:
- the LOC7472448 gene encoding abscisic acid receptor PYL4, protein MYLSLTDHRKKKAKRFKMPASLQLQRAAATSTTTTRTGHKQSQTTVNTWGVPLPWDTPVPDYVSCHHTRIPGPNQCCSVVVQTINAPVATVWSVVRRFDNPQAYKHFLKSCHVIDGDGKVGSLREVHVVSGLPAASSTERLEILDDEQHILSFSVVGGVHRLNNYRSVTTLHASPNGNGTVVVESYVVDVPTGNTKEDTCSFLDTIVRCNLQSLAQIAGKKARNNQISITS, encoded by the coding sequence aTGTATCTTAGCCTAACCGATCACCGAAAAAAGAAAGCCAAAAGGTTTAAGATGCCTGCATCGCTACAGCTCCAAAGAGCAGCAGCCACCAGCACCACAACGACCCGTACTGGCCATAAACAATCACAAACCACCGTGAACACATGGGGGGTCCCACTGCCATGGGACACTCCGGTACCAGACTACGTTTCTTGCCACCACACACGCATTCCGGGGCCCAACCAGTGCTGCTCAGTGGTTGTTCAGACCATCAATGCGCCAGTTGCCACCGTTTGGTCTGTCGTCCGTCGTTTTGATAACCCTCAAGCTTACAAACACTTCCTCAAGAGCTGCCATGTCATCGACGGAGACGGGAAGGTTGGCTCCCTCAGGGAGGTGCACGTGGTGTCTGGCCTCCCTGCAGCATCAAGCACGGAGAGGCTTGAAATTCTTGACGATGAACAACATATTTTGAGCTTTAGTGTGGTCGGTGGCGTTCACAGGCTAAATAACTACAGGTCTGTGACCACGCTTCACGCTTCGCCCAATGGGAATGGGACAGTTGTCGTCGAATCATACGTTGTGGATGTACCCACTGGTAATACCAAAGAGGACACATGTAGTTTTTTGGACACAATTGTGCGGTGCAATTTACAATCCTTAGCTCAGATTGCTGGGAAGAAGGCACGGAATAACCAGATATCAATAACATCATga